The Brachyspira hyodysenteriae ATCC 27164 sequence TCATCCAAAATACAAAGCTGGAAAATGCTAAAAGTGATATAGATATAATAAAATTATTTGAAAATAAATTTTGATATTTTTTCATAATATCTCCATATAAATGTAAAAAATATTTACTTTTATATGATACAATAAAAATGAAAAATATCAATTATTAAATAATTATTTTACTATTTCTTTTATTATTCTATGGAAATTTTTATATTCTATCTTTTCTATTTCATCATCATTGAAACCGGCTTCTTTTAACTTTATTATAATATCATAAGATTTAGATGCATTTTCTAGTCCTTTTATATAAGGAGCATCTTCATCTTCAAAATATTCATTATAGTCAAAACCTATCCCTATATGATCTATTCCTATTTTATCAGCTATATATTTTATATGGTCTATGGCTCTATCTATGTTTTGTTTTTCTTTATTTTCATCAATGAAGCCTTTATAAGAATTAAATCCTATAACTCCATTAACATCTCTTATAGCTTTTAACTGTTCATCTGTAAGATTTCTCATACTTTTGCATAAAGTTCTGGAATTGGAATGAGATGCTATAATAGGTGAGGATGTAATATCTATAACATCAAAGAAAGATTTATCATTTAAGTGAGATACATCAACTATCATGCCTTTATCCTGCATTTTCTTTACAGCTTTTTTTCCTAATTGAGTTAATCCTCTTGAAGAATCTCCTCTCACTCCTGTAGCTAATTTATTTTCTTCATTCCAAGTAAGACTAGCATGTCTTGCTCCATAATCATAATATTCATCTATCAAATCAATATTATCATCTATAGATATAAGCCCTTCAAATCCTATGAATATATATAATTTATTTTCTTTTTGTGCCTTTAGAATATCATCATAGTTTTTTGCTATTAATATGATATCATTAATATATTCAAGTTCTTTATTTATAGAGTTTTGAATTTCTCTTACTCTTTCCAATGCTCTGTCATAATTTTTCGGTTCAGTCCATATAACAAATATAGAACCGCCTATTTTACCTTTTATCATATTATTATAATGATATTTTTTTATAATATTATTTTCGCCTTTAAATGTTTTTACAGTAACATCAGTCCATATATCTGAATGAGCATCAAAAATCATGTTTATTTGCCTCTTAATTATATCGATTAATTTTCGTCATCATTGGTATTTAAATCAGTTATACGCTCATTTTTTTGAAATAGAATAATTTTTTTTATTGCTATATATACAATAAGGCAGGATAATACTTTATCAAGTATATTTGTTAATAATCTCATCATAAAAGATGCCTGGAAGAATCCAAAGCCATTTTCATTTAATAGTTTTATGAAACTATCTATTGTTGTACCTGTAAATCCGTCAGATAAAATTATTGATATAGGAGTTCCTATTAAAGGTGATATTATTCCGATGATAGTTCCGGATATTATAGCTGTTATAATACCAAATTTAAATTTTTTTGCTGCAATACCAATTATTATTCCTATCAATGCATTTACTATTGCAAAATTTAAATGTGAATAGCTTATAAATATTGATATTATGAGATTAGTCAATATACCTACAATAGCACCGTAAATAGGTCCTAGCAGAACAGCCGATAAAATAGTGCCTACAGAATCCAAAAATAGAAATGGTATTTTTAGCATCAATACTATAAATGTTAAAGCAAAATTTATTACTATTCCTATAAAGGCTATTAATATATTGTATTTTAAATCAT is a genomic window containing:
- a CDS encoding dipeptidase produces the protein MIFDAHSDIWTDVTVKTFKGENNIIKKYHYNNMIKGKIGGSIFVIWTEPKNYDRALERVREIQNSINKELEYINDIILIAKNYDDILKAQKENKLYIFIGFEGLISIDDNIDLIDEYYDYGARHASLTWNEENKLATGVRGDSSRGLTQLGKKAVKKMQDKGMIVDVSHLNDKSFFDVIDITSSPIIASHSNSRTLCKSMRNLTDEQLKAIRDVNGVIGFNSYKGFIDENKEKQNIDRAIDHIKYIADKIGIDHIGIGFDYNEYFEDEDAPYIKGLENASKSYDIIIKLKEAGFNDDEIEKIEYKNFHRIIKEIVK